The window TCAGAGTCAAAGTTCAGGCCTGCGGCGTTTGCCACAGCGACTCTCTAACCAAGCAAGGCCTGTTGCCGGGAATCGCCTATCCCCGTTCACCAGGTCACGAGATCGCGGGACTAATCGATGCGCTTGGGCCAGGCACTGACCCGTGGAGGGTCGGCGATCGGGTTGGAGTAGGCTGGTACGGCGGACATTGCGGCAAGTGCGAATCATGCCGGCGCGGCGACTTCATAACCTGCGTAAATCTGCAAATTCCGGGTATCAGTTATGACGGCGGCTACTCGGAGTACGTAACGGTACCGGTGGTAACGCTGGCCCGCATTCCCGACGGACTCGCCCCTGAAGAGGCTGCTCCTCTCATGTGCGCGGGCATCACTACGTTCAATGCGCTGCGCAACAGCGGTGCACGGCCCAGTGACCTGGTCGCAATCCAGGGCATCGGCGGCCTTGGCCACCTGGGGGTTCAATTCGCGAGCAAATTCGGCTTTGAGACGGTTGCCATCGGCAGGGGAACGGACAAGAACAATCTGGCATTGAAACTGGGTGCTCGAATTTACCTCGATGCCGGATCGCAGGATGTTGCAAAAGAACTCCAGGCCCTGGGCGGCGCTCGCGTGATTCTCGCGACGGCACCCGACGGCAAAGCTATGGGGAGTCTAGTCGACGGACTTGGGGCCGATGGCAAATTGGTCCTCGTTGGAGTGAGCGCCGAGCCATTTGCGGTCTCGTCATTTCAGTTGCTGATCGCTCGCAAGTCGATCGTGGGTTGGCCGTCCGGAACCGCCAAGGACTCGGAGGACACGCTCAGGTTTGCGGCTGCCAATGGCGTGCGGCCGATGATCGAAACTTTTCCGCTCGAACGCGCTGCGGACGGTTATGAACACATGATGTCGGGAAAGGTGCGCTTCCGGTCGGTTCTGAAAATCTGAAACGCTTAAAGGGTCGGATGAGAGGATTCTGAGCTCTGTCGCTGACCTTTCCGGCACAGGGGGGTTTCCCTACTTCGGTGGCTGATCTCGAGAGCTAACGGTAAAACCGCTTTCGACCCAGTGTCCCCACAGAAGCCCACACAATCGCAAGACGGATAGGTGAAATCGGAGAACAGTTGGAGGAACAAACGCGTGTTCAGTGGTTGTTCGACGGGATCTCGAGGGCGCGGCCCACCTCCTGCTCGGCGTCGCCCTCGGACATCCCTATCGCGTCCTCATACTCCTGTTCGGTGATTCCATACTTCTCAAGCTCGGCGTGGCGATTAGCGGCCGTCATGTGGACGACTTTGCTCAGAAAGGTGCTGGTGACCACGTGAGCTATCTCGGTTCTCTGACGCCGGTCGACTTGAAGGCGCGTATCATCACTCCGCATGCATCGCGCCAGATCGAAAAGGCAGGGTACTCCCGGGTTTTGGCACATCGCGCGGCCGCGCTCTCTTTGCTGCTCGCATTCGTCGTGAGTTTCTGTGCAGTACGCGACCTGGTACATCGAGAGAGGCGGTTTCAAACCGAAAGCCACCGGAGCTCGGGGCGGCATCAGCAGGCACCAAAGTACGAATGGTGCGGCGGGCATGGATGATCGGTTAGCACCCGGAAAACCCGCAGATCAACACAAATGAACGTGAGCGAGTTTCGAGCGAATCTCGGAGGCGACCTTAGATCGAAAGACTGGTTGGTGGGGCGGGAGATTTGAACCCCTGCGAAAACCCAGAAAACGTTCGCTTTTTCGTGTCGAAATGTTTGTGTAAGTAGCTGATTCGGTACAGTTTTGCTCCACGTGAGGCAAAACTACTGGCCAGTCGCGGTGTCGGCGGGGCGTTGTTGAACGGTCGGTGGAGGTAGGGACAAGGATCGGATAACGAGGCGTTTAGCCGTCTCGGGCTCTCTTCAACCCAGCGGCCCCGACCGTTGCAATCTTGATGGAGCGCAATGCCCATGCAAAGCTGCCATCTGACTAGCTTGATTTACCAGAAGATCGCGCCGAGTGGCGATCCGGAAGAGTAAAACCCGAGCCTTTACTGAGTAACTCGCGTCGTTCCGTGACCCCGCTTATTGATCCGCGCCTCGGCGACGTCGAGGATGACGCCTCCAGCACCAAGCAGCGGTCGCTCCTTGCGATCGCCGGTAGCCTTTTGGCCGAGATCAGTCTGCCCAAGTTGGCGCTGGCCTGGGTGCTGTTGATTGTGCTGCCGGGCTTACTTCTCGGCCTAAGCCCGCTCATCATCTCAGGATGGCTCTCCACTCTCTCTAGAAAGATTGCGGAGCCTCTTTACGAGATCTGGCCGCTGCTCCTGCTCGCGCTGGTCGCTGCACTGGGCTGGATTTTTGGACGGCCGCTGTTTCGTGCCGCCGAACAGGGCTTCTGGTCGCTGAATTCATTGGCTGTTCAACCGGGTTACGCGCTTTGTCGCGAGGGCCTGCGACACCTTACCGAGCAAATGATGCCGAGGGCCGGCGCTAAATGGCGCGAGCGGGTGCACTCAGCCACTGCTGCTGCCGCCGGAATTATCCTGTTCGGGGTTGCCTTATGGATCGTTTGGCTAGCCTGGCCCGCCTCGCGGTGGATCGGTGTGGTCGCGGACCTCGCCGCGCCGCACCGACTCCTCGCGCCGGCGCTCGCCAATGCCGTCGTCCTGCTGGCCGCCTACCTGGCGATAACAGCCCTCGTCTGGGGAATCGCCGATGCAACCATGGATCAACCACGTGATCTGGTGGCTTGGGACTTGCCACCCTTGGGCGGCCCTACGTGGCGGGTTGCGCATCTATCGGATCTGCATGTCGTCGGTGAGCGGTACGGCTTCCGTATCGAGAGCGGGCGGGCCGGCCCGTGCGGTAATGAGAGGGTCGGGCACGTTTTTGCCCGGCTCGACGCGATCGATGCCGAGCGGCCCATTGATCTCATTCTCATCACTGGTGACCTGACGGATTCGGGACGCTCGGCCGAGTGGGCCGAGTTTCTAGGGGCGCTGGCCCGCTTTCCACGGCTTGCGGCGAAGACACTTATCGTGCCGGGCAATCACGATGTTAATGTCGTCGACCGAACTAACCCTGCTCGGCTCGATCTTCCGACGAGTCCGGGAAAGTGCCTTCGCCAGATGCGGACGCTTTCGGCCATTGCCGCGGTCCAGGGCGACCGGATCCGCGTGGTAGATTCGAAGACGGGACAACTCGGCCACACGCTGTCGAACGCGCTTGTGCCATATCGCGATGCCATCACGGCATTCGCCAATGCTGGGACATTTCGCCTCTCGGCTGGTTTGGCTCATCTCTGGGCAGACGTCTTTCCGATGGTGCTGCCGCCTGCTACCGCGGACGGACTTGGGGTGATGCTGCTCAACTCGGTTGCTGAGGCGCACTTCTCCTTTACCAACGCGCTCGGCCTGGTTCCGGTCGGGCAGGCGCGGGGAATTGCTGCCGCCGCGCGACAATTCCCCCGCGCACACTGGATCGTGGCGCTCCACCATCACCTGGTTGAATACCCGAAGCCGGCAAAGGCGTTCTCGGAACGAATTGGTACCGCGCTGATCAACGGCAGTTGGTTCGTGCGGCAGCTCCAACCTCTGGGCGGCAGGATGGTGGCCATGCATGGCCACCGCCACATTGACTGGGTTGGAGAATGCGGCGGCATACGGATCCTCTCAGCACCCTCCCCAGTCATGGAGGCAACAAATGACAAGCCCACCTACTTCCACGTCCACGGCTTTGCGGCTGGCTTCGATGGGCGCCTCTGCGTGCTCCCACCTGAGCGAATTGAGATCCCTGGGGTCGAAACGCGGCGTGAATAGCGCCTCAGGCCACTTTCTCGGCAACCCGGCCGTCGCCGGGAGATCCGAGCAAGTCAGCAAGCCAGCGGGTTGAAGGATGCTGTGCGCTGAAGGTAAGGAGCGCGATTGTGACCGGAACCCCGATGAATGCGCCAAACAGTCCCCACACGAATGCCCAAAAGAAGACTGCGAACAGCACGACGAAGGGGGAGATGGCGAGCGCGCGCCCGAAGACGCGCGGCTCGAGGTAGCTTCCGACCACGAACTGAATGAGATTTAGGCCGGCGAAGACCGCCAGACCAGCCTGCCACGAAGCGAACTGCGCCAACGCGAACAAAGTCGGGAACACCGTGGCGAAAAAGGGCCCTATGAAAGGGATGTAATTCAGTGCGAAGGCGACGACGCCCCACTCGACCGCAAGCGGCAGGCCGGTCACCCTCACAAAGCCCCAAACGAGCGCTCCGGTCATCAAGCTCATTAGCGTCCTGACCAGCATGTATCTGCGGAACTTGACAGCAGTCGCTCGGCTGCCGTCGAGTAGGACGCGCGAGGCTTCGCGGTTCTCCATGGCTCGGATTCTGCCGCCGATGTCCTCGACTTCGAGAAGCCCAAGGATCACATAGACGAGAACTACCACCCAGAACCTCGTGGTCGCGTTGATGCGTCCGGTGATCTCCTGCAACGCGCGGAGGAGCCAGGCGACATTGAAGTGCTCGGCCCAAAGGTTTGCTATGGCAATGCCATGGCCCTCCAACCAGACCGCTAGTCGGTCGTAGAGAACCTGGTAGCGCGCCGCGTCGCTGACCACCCAGCGTGCCACCCGGGAGAAGCCCCAAACGATAAGCGAGGCGAAGGCCACGAACACTACCACCGTGGCGAGAATGACGATCGCCAGGGCAAGGAGCTTCGGCACGTAGGATTGCAGAAGTCTCTGCAGCGGCCACACCAGCGCGATGATGAAGAGGGCGAAGGAGACCGGCGCGAAAACGGAGCTCGCGAGGTAGAGCGCCGCGAAAATCACCACCCCTGCGATCAGGGTCGCGGCCGCGCGGGAGTTGGCCTCGCCCGTCATGTAGCTCGGTAGCCGAAAGAACGCGACGAGAAAATAGCGCGAGCTGCCACGCCCGTTCCGCTTGCCCCGCCAACTAGGGTCCCCGCACTTGCCTTACAAGAGGACCGGTTATTCTGATCTGAAATTACTTGGACCAACCGAGCGCTGACGCCATCGTCATTCCACGGGACCAAGATGTTCTCCCTGTCCCTTAACTTCTGCGTCCATCTTCGCAGGCTTCATTTCTATAAGGCCGGCTCGACGAATCGAGCAGCCACCTCGCGCGACCAGAGTGCGACTTTGGCAGACGCCAAAGCGGTCCCGCAAGCCGCCTCTAAGCTTTTTTTGTCAGATGCGGCCGGGCGATCTCGTAACGCATGATGTTAGCTCACGGTTACGAAGTTGCTGCCCGAGTTTGAAGAGTCGCTGGAGACAACGCACACGGCCGAATTTTGTATTCAAATGATGGACCGCATACCAGGATAACTCACTCAGGTCGTGTCGTCCGAATGGGTTTGCGACGGAACCATCTCGCTTTCGGACATCCAGTCAACGAGGAGCGTGTACGCTACCGCCAAGACTACCGGGCCGATGAACAAGCCAATCACGCCGAATCCGATCAGACCGCCGATGACGCCGGCGAAAATCAGGAGCAGCGGAAGATCTGCGCCTCGCCTAATTAGCATCGGACGGAGAACGTTGTCGAAGGTTCCACAGAATATCGACCACACCAGTAAAACGGTTCCCCATAGCACGCCGCTTCTCGAATAGGTCCAGATCACCGCGCCGATGAGAACGGGCGCAGGGCCTATTTGCGCAATCGCCAGGACAAATATGAGCGCGGTCAAAAACGCGGCGAATGGGACGCCGACGATGGCGAGCCCGATTCCCGCAAACACGGACTGCGCAAGCGCGGTAACCACAATACCCAGCGCGACGCTTCGCACCGCGAGCGCGGCGAGCTCGACTGCCTTCACCCCTTCAGGGCCTACCAGCTTTGCAACGAAACTCCGAAGGCCCCTGGCCGCGGCCTCCCCGTTCGCGTACAGAATTGCGGCAATTATCACGGTGAGCAAAAACTGTAGGAGCAGCAGTCCAAGACTGCCGACCTGGCTCAGAAACCACAGACCCAACGTGCGGATCCACGGCAGAAGATATGCAGAAATCTGCCCCGGGTCAGAGCCCGCCAGTTCCCGCCAATGCACAGCGACCCTCGGACCGATCAGTGGAATCGCCTCAATCCAGGATGGAGGCCCCGACTGGGTTGCGCTTGCCAACCACTTCGACCATGCCGAGATCTCTTCGATATTGCCTTCTATCGTCATCACGGCAATGTAGAGAGGCGCGATTAGCGTCAAGGTCAAAGCGATAGTCATCACCGTGACGGCCAAAGATCGCCTGCCGCCCAGCCACGACTGCGTCTGTAACAGAATCGGCCAGGTGGCGACGGCGACCGTCGTTGCCCAAACCGCAGCAACCACAAAAGGACGGATGATCCAGAAGCTCGCTGCGATCAGGGCGCCCAGCGCGAGCATCTGGAACGTGATGCGAACCAGGTCTGTCGGTCGGTCGGTCGGCATTTATGGCATCCGTCAGCAACGGCCACAATCAAGCGGGAGCCGAGGAGACTCTATACATTTTGAACGCAGTTGCCAGCCCAATTCTCGCAGAGGGAATGCGGCGTTAGCGAAGAATGACCTTCCCACAAGAGAATTGGAGAGATTCAGGCGGGGTGGACAATTTGCTCGGGCATTTTGGCTTCGAGCACCACTGGCCGAAGGATGGAGAATCTCTGCCCCTCTCTCCCGCACTCGAATCGTTCGCGAATGGGGATAAGCTCGCCATTCGGGTCGACGTTCCCGGAGTCGATCCGGAAAGCCTAGAAGTCAGGGTGGTCGGAGGATTTCTGACCATCAAGGGTTCGCGCGAAGAAAACCAGGAGTCCCAGCATGCGCAAGACTATCTGCGCGAGACCCGCTACCGAGCATTCGAGCAGACCGTTCAGTCGCCCCGAGGGTGTGAAAGCCGACGACTAAAGGCGACGCACCAGATCGACATCCTGGAACTCATTGCAACCCTGCCCAAGAAAGCCGCTTCCTAAGGAGGTGAAGGTCCATGCCCACTCAATGCGGCGGGCGCGGATCTGAGGTTAACGATGTCAGGTTGCTGCGCATCGCAGATGCATCTCGAGTATCCGGCGGAGCGACGGTTCCCGTCTTTCCGGGGTCGGCTCGCCGCTTCCAAGCCATCGGAGCATGAACGTGAAATAAAGCGCGAACAGGTTATGGGCGAGAAGCGCCTTATCGATATCGGTGGGGAGTTCGCCGCGTTCCATGGCGTCATCGATCAGTATGTCCAGCTTCTCGAAAATCGCCTCCATTACGGCATCGATGCCCTTGTTTTCGCCCTGCACGAACGCGAGCTCCTTGGCGAAAATACGAGCCAGCCCGAGGTTGCGTTGGTTTTCCTTCAACATGATGGTGAAGACGTGTGTCAGCTGATCGATCAGTGGGGCCTTGGGGACCTTGCTGAAGGCGCGCTCGATACTCCGGCCCACCTCCTCCTGGAACATCATCACGAGCAGGGCTTCCTTGGACTTCGCGTGAAAAAACAACGTGCCTTTTGCGACGTCGGCTAATTCAGCGATTTCACTGGTGGTCGTGGAGTGAAATCCGTTGGACAGGAACAGCTGGCGCGCGGCTCGAACAATGCGTTCGCGTTTTTCCCGTTTGCTGCGTTCGGCTCGGTTTAGTTCGACTACGGCCGCAGATTGTCTCAAAGCGCTCCTCCGTCACCCTGGCGCCGCGCATGAGTGGTCAGTGGGGTCCACTTTCTTTCCCACTGGTGAACTCAAATTCGAAGGGGTCTTGTGTACATGGGAACCTCGGTCGGACTTTCACGCCATTGCTCGGGTTGCACGTCGATGTAGATCTCGACCTCGTTGCCGTCCGGATCGAGCAGGTACACGCTGTGAGTCACTCCATGATCGGACATCCCGACGATAGGAACCTCGGCTTCGCGCAAGCGCGCG is drawn from Candidatus Binataceae bacterium and contains these coding sequences:
- a CDS encoding metallophosphoesterase; translated protein: MTPLIDPRLGDVEDDASSTKQRSLLAIAGSLLAEISLPKLALAWVLLIVLPGLLLGLSPLIISGWLSTLSRKIAEPLYEIWPLLLLALVAALGWIFGRPLFRAAEQGFWSLNSLAVQPGYALCREGLRHLTEQMMPRAGAKWRERVHSATAAAAGIILFGVALWIVWLAWPASRWIGVVADLAAPHRLLAPALANAVVLLAAYLAITALVWGIADATMDQPRDLVAWDLPPLGGPTWRVAHLSDLHVVGERYGFRIESGRAGPCGNERVGHVFARLDAIDAERPIDLILITGDLTDSGRSAEWAEFLGALARFPRLAAKTLIVPGNHDVNVVDRTNPARLDLPTSPGKCLRQMRTLSAIAAVQGDRIRVVDSKTGQLGHTLSNALVPYRDAITAFANAGTFRLSAGLAHLWADVFPMVLPPATADGLGVMLLNSVAEAHFSFTNALGLVPVGQARGIAAAARQFPRAHWIVALHHHLVEYPKPAKAFSERIGTALINGSWFVRQLQPLGGRMVAMHGHRHIDWVGECGGIRILSAPSPVMEATNDKPTYFHVHGFAAGFDGRLCVLPPERIEIPGVETRRE
- a CDS encoding Hsp20/alpha crystallin family protein; translated protein: MTFPQENWRDSGGVDNLLGHFGFEHHWPKDGESLPLSPALESFANGDKLAIRVDVPGVDPESLEVRVVGGFLTIKGSREENQESQHAQDYLRETRYRAFEQTVQSPRGCESRRLKATHQIDILELIATLPKKAAS
- a CDS encoding TetR/AcrR family transcriptional regulator — protein: MRQSAAVVELNRAERSKREKRERIVRAARQLFLSNGFHSTTTSEIAELADVAKGTLFFHAKSKEALLVMMFQEEVGRSIERAFSKVPKAPLIDQLTHVFTIMLKENQRNLGLARIFAKELAFVQGENKGIDAVMEAIFEKLDILIDDAMERGELPTDIDKALLAHNLFALYFTFMLRWLGSGEPTPERREPSLRRILEMHLRCAAT
- a CDS encoding alcohol dehydrogenase; the protein is RVKVQACGVCHSDSLTKQGLLPGIAYPRSPGHEIAGLIDALGPGTDPWRVGDRVGVGWYGGHCGKCESCRRGDFITCVNLQIPGISYDGGYSEYVTVPVVTLARIPDGLAPEEAAPLMCAGITTFNALRNSGARPSDLVAIQGIGGLGHLGVQFASKFGFETVAIGRGTDKNNLALKLGARIYLDAGSQDVAKELQALGGARVILATAPDGKAMGSLVDGLGADGKLVLVGVSAEPFAVSSFQLLIARKSIVGWPSGTAKDSEDTLRFAAANGVRPMIETFPLERAADGYEHMMSGKVRFRSVLKI
- a CDS encoding AI-2E family transporter, with the translated sequence MTGEANSRAAATLIAGVVIFAALYLASSVFAPVSFALFIIALVWPLQRLLQSYVPKLLALAIVILATVVVFVAFASLIVWGFSRVARWVVSDAARYQVLYDRLAVWLEGHGIAIANLWAEHFNVAWLLRALQEITGRINATTRFWVVVLVYVILGLLEVEDIGGRIRAMENREASRVLLDGSRATAVKFRRYMLVRTLMSLMTGALVWGFVRVTGLPLAVEWGVVAFALNYIPFIGPFFATVFPTLFALAQFASWQAGLAVFAGLNLIQFVVGSYLEPRVFGRALAISPFVVLFAVFFWAFVWGLFGAFIGVPVTIALLTFSAQHPSTRWLADLLGSPGDGRVAEKVA
- the ydiK gene encoding AI-2E family transporter YdiK translates to MPTDRPTDLVRITFQMLALGALIAASFWIIRPFVVAAVWATTVAVATWPILLQTQSWLGGRRSLAVTVMTIALTLTLIAPLYIAVMTIEGNIEEISAWSKWLASATQSGPPSWIEAIPLIGPRVAVHWRELAGSDPGQISAYLLPWIRTLGLWFLSQVGSLGLLLLQFLLTVIIAAILYANGEAAARGLRSFVAKLVGPEGVKAVELAALAVRSVALGIVVTALAQSVFAGIGLAIVGVPFAAFLTALIFVLAIAQIGPAPVLIGAVIWTYSRSGVLWGTVLLVWSIFCGTFDNVLRPMLIRRGADLPLLLIFAGVIGGLIGFGVIGLFIGPVVLAVAYTLLVDWMSESEMVPSQTHSDDTT